The following coding sequences lie in one Variovorax terrae genomic window:
- a CDS encoding sigma 54-interacting transcriptional regulator, whose protein sequence is MRNLFHFDELDLYVWEGKADVLDRIARCMASFDVEVIRADGIPLPQDRSSTRVALAIISVTVIDGGGLPLASEVVQGMPVIWVAAATRERDSRNYPPEYLHILPFDFTCAELRTLVTKLVQQIRANGAKPEKPDVLVANSECMQALLAEVAAFADCDHNVLVHGETGVGKERIAQQLHAGHGQYGKGPFVAVNCGAIPDGLFESLFFGHAKGSFTGAVHAHKGYFEQATGGTLFLDEIGDLPRYQQVKLLRVLEDNTVTRLGSTVAIKLDFRLVAATNRDLRDLVQQEEFRSDLFYRLAVIELHVPTLEERGAIDKIAIFKAIMTSVMGTQPPPNPPDLPYWLTDAIADMYFPGNVRQLRNLAERVGVIVRQTGTWDQPLIQRALSLARSSTPTPESMAADGSARKNWNAGERNRIIAALEASEWKRQETAQYLGISRKVLWEKMRKYQIVDGEPGIPEAS, encoded by the coding sequence ATGAGAAACCTGTTCCATTTCGACGAACTCGACCTCTATGTCTGGGAGGGCAAGGCAGACGTGCTGGACCGCATTGCGCGCTGCATGGCCAGCTTCGACGTGGAGGTGATCCGGGCCGACGGTATTCCGCTGCCGCAGGACCGCTCGAGCACGCGCGTGGCATTGGCCATCATCAGCGTGACCGTGATCGACGGCGGCGGGCTGCCGCTGGCTTCCGAGGTGGTGCAGGGCATGCCTGTGATCTGGGTGGCCGCCGCGACACGGGAGCGTGACTCGCGCAACTATCCGCCTGAATACCTGCACATCCTGCCCTTTGATTTCACCTGCGCCGAGCTGCGCACGCTGGTGACCAAGCTGGTGCAGCAGATCCGCGCCAACGGTGCCAAGCCGGAAAAACCCGACGTGCTGGTGGCCAACTCCGAGTGCATGCAGGCGCTGCTCGCCGAGGTGGCGGCTTTTGCCGACTGCGACCACAACGTGCTGGTCCACGGGGAAACCGGCGTGGGCAAGGAGCGCATCGCGCAGCAGTTGCACGCCGGCCATGGGCAGTATGGCAAGGGGCCCTTCGTCGCGGTCAATTGCGGCGCGATTCCCGATGGCCTGTTCGAGTCGCTGTTTTTCGGCCATGCCAAGGGCTCGTTCACCGGCGCTGTCCATGCGCACAAAGGCTACTTTGAGCAGGCCACGGGGGGCACGCTGTTCCTGGATGAAATCGGCGATCTGCCACGCTACCAGCAGGTCAAGCTGCTGCGTGTGCTGGAAGACAACACGGTGACCCGGCTGGGCTCCACGGTGGCCATCAAGCTCGACTTCCGCTTGGTGGCCGCCACCAACCGCGACCTGCGCGACCTGGTGCAGCAGGAGGAGTTTCGCTCCGACCTGTTCTACCGCCTGGCGGTGATCGAGCTCCACGTGCCCACACTGGAGGAGCGGGGCGCCATCGACAAGATCGCGATCTTCAAGGCGATCATGACCTCGGTGATGGGAACGCAGCCGCCGCCCAACCCGCCGGACCTGCCGTATTGGCTGACCGATGCTATTGCCGACATGTATTTCCCCGGCAACGTGCGCCAGCTGCGCAATCTCGCGGAGCGGGTGGGCGTCATCGTCCGGCAGACGGGTACCTGGGACCAGCCCCTGATCCAGCGTGCCTTGTCGCTGGCGCGGAGTTCGACGCCGACGCCGGAATCCATGGCGGCCGACGGCAGCGCACGCAAGAACTGGAATGCGGGTGAACGCAACCGCATCATCGCGGCACTGGAGGCCAGCGAGTGGAAGCGCCAGGAAACGGCCCAGTACCTGGGCATCAGCCGCAAGGTACTGTGGGAAAAAATGCGCAAGTACCAGATCGTGGACGGAGAGCCGGGAATTCCGGAGGCTTCGTGA
- a CDS encoding type II secretion system F family protein, with the protein MSSATLALGSVALLLVAAGLSGWLWTVRRQEGRIVERHLDRRLAAEVRPREPAWADGDVAGAGPAADSEAMPAAPARIAWAVPAWFLGAASLQTLVAWVSLELIAVLLTVLSVGWVAGLAMLVLLLVFSVFSLWFRIQKRREKLISQLPGFLDSMVRLINIGHSTHAAFQIAVPGTKIPLRGYLDNVSLLVKAGVDLEPALLQVARNVRVEELHLLAAVLGLSVRYGGRADVLLERMANFMRDSEQAAHELVALSSETRLSAWILGLLPVAVGGAIIMINAAYFTRMWNDESGRTLLFGALGLQVFGAFCLYRLARSI; encoded by the coding sequence ATGTCTAGCGCCACGCTGGCGTTGGGCAGCGTGGCGCTGCTGCTGGTGGCGGCGGGCTTGTCAGGCTGGCTGTGGACGGTCCGGCGCCAGGAAGGGCGGATCGTCGAGCGCCATCTCGACCGGCGGCTCGCGGCAGAGGTGCGGCCTCGCGAACCTGCATGGGCCGACGGGGATGTGGCCGGCGCGGGACCGGCTGCCGATAGCGAAGCGATGCCGGCGGCGCCTGCCCGGATCGCCTGGGCCGTGCCAGCATGGTTCCTGGGCGCTGCCAGCCTGCAGACCCTGGTGGCGTGGGTGTCGCTGGAGTTGATCGCGGTGCTGTTGACTGTCTTGTCCGTGGGCTGGGTGGCGGGCTTGGCGATGCTGGTGCTCCTTCTGGTCTTCTCCGTATTCAGCTTGTGGTTTCGCATTCAGAAGCGGCGCGAGAAGCTGATCAGCCAACTGCCCGGATTCCTGGATTCCATGGTGCGTCTGATCAACATCGGCCATTCAACGCATGCCGCATTCCAGATCGCCGTGCCGGGAACGAAGATCCCCTTGCGCGGGTACCTGGACAACGTCAGCCTCCTGGTGAAAGCCGGGGTCGATCTGGAGCCCGCGCTGCTGCAGGTGGCTCGCAATGTTCGCGTCGAGGAGCTGCATCTACTGGCCGCCGTGCTCGGCTTGAGCGTGCGCTATGGCGGCCGTGCGGACGTCCTGCTCGAGCGGATGGCCAACTTCATGCGCGACAGCGAGCAGGCCGCCCATGAACTCGTGGCGCTGTCGTCGGAGACCCGTCTGTCGGCCTGGATTCTGGGGCTCCTTCCTGTGGCCGTGGGTGGGGCCATCATCATGATCAACGCGGCGTATTTCACCCGGATGTGGAATGACGAGTCCGGGCGAACCTTGCTTTTCGGTGCCCTGGGCTTGCAGGTCTTTGGTGCTTTCTGCCTGTACCGGCTGGCTCGCTCGATCTAG
- a CDS encoding type II secretion system F family protein, with protein sequence MLNSHFLLASGIALLALGLLLMAGVLLAQQWARARRERVIHRAMERRTAVVVSEPDDAGQAGTPWQEPGHSAHWLESRLGRALVVDEDRRLIEQCGFPALKAQLWFLFSRLGLAMGLPLLYGLLSAGRSAGGMRFFFWALALTVGFLGPKWFLSWYAARRKERVIHELPLFVDLIRLLQGVGLSLDQSLQVIANDFRGILRVLGKELETANRQYSQGRTREHSLQRLAQLHDNENMVNLMALLVQVDRHGGAVQEPLRQFSERLRERRRAELKDRIGKITVKMTGIMVTTLLPALIIVTAGPGFLAVIRSLGAMAR encoded by the coding sequence ATGCTGAACTCTCACTTCCTGCTGGCTTCGGGTATCGCGTTGCTGGCGCTGGGCCTGCTGTTGATGGCCGGCGTGCTCTTGGCGCAGCAATGGGCGCGCGCGCGCCGCGAGAGGGTGATCCACCGCGCGATGGAGCGACGCACGGCGGTCGTGGTTTCCGAGCCGGATGACGCTGGGCAGGCTGGCACGCCGTGGCAAGAGCCCGGCCATTCGGCGCACTGGCTGGAGAGCCGGCTGGGCCGGGCACTGGTGGTGGACGAGGACCGGCGCCTGATCGAACAATGCGGGTTTCCCGCGCTGAAGGCACAGCTGTGGTTTCTGTTCTCGCGGCTCGGCCTGGCCATGGGGCTGCCATTGCTGTATGGCCTGTTGTCGGCAGGACGGTCGGCGGGGGGCATGCGCTTTTTCTTCTGGGCTCTGGCGTTGACGGTGGGATTCCTCGGGCCCAAATGGTTTCTCTCCTGGTATGCCGCCCGGCGCAAGGAGCGTGTCATCCACGAGCTGCCGCTGTTCGTCGACCTCATCCGGCTGTTGCAGGGGGTGGGGTTGAGCCTCGATCAAAGCCTGCAGGTGATTGCCAACGATTTTCGAGGCATCCTGCGGGTGCTGGGCAAGGAACTCGAAACCGCGAATCGCCAGTACAGCCAGGGGCGCACCCGGGAGCATTCATTGCAGCGCCTGGCCCAGCTTCACGACAACGAGAACATGGTCAACCTCATGGCATTGCTGGTGCAGGTGGACCGCCATGGCGGAGCAGTGCAGGAGCCCTTGCGCCAGTTCAGCGAACGCCTGCGCGAGCGGCGCAGGGCCGAACTGAAGGACCGCATTGGAAAGATCACCGTCAAGATGACAGGGATCATGGTGACGACGCTGCTGCCGGCGCTGATCATCGTGACGGCCGGCCCAGGCTTTCTGGCCGTCATTCGTTCACTCGGGGCCATGGCACGATGA
- a CDS encoding AAA family ATPase has translation MDPTMNARHDPAIEKSVPAYLFASDAIGHSQWLSEALGDRGVVESVAMNAPRLIERIAAFNPAVVLLDFSSTQSVPAAELAQAVRRVYAHLPVLGTGWVTEPAATLSALRAGVDDFLDMASAHEDVVLFLHLLAERRSQKPSSKGRLVTLLGGRAGLGVSTLAGNLAILLQRTDLEQGRKQRNIALLDLGLPCGDGMLYLDAHGDFSFVDGVRNLKRLDQTLVQTALTRHASGIGVLPLPANLAQMREISHSDSVALVRRLRDFFDFQVADLGGFSNSDFIAQVLRSADDDRVWVVCDQGIASIVSTAQLLSDLRERGVDTKKVGLVVNKFDARVGIQARDIADRLELGLDAVLPARSTSLLTAASRGEMLANMTRSDPYVQAVEGLVKSLLHGSAAAAHGAAGARWAQQLSRFAGKWMGGSNVQRG, from the coding sequence ATGGACCCGACCATGAACGCCCGGCATGACCCCGCCATCGAGAAGAGCGTGCCCGCCTACCTCTTTGCGTCCGACGCGATAGGGCACAGCCAGTGGCTGTCCGAGGCGTTGGGTGACAGAGGCGTGGTGGAGTCGGTGGCCATGAATGCGCCGAGGTTGATCGAGCGCATTGCAGCCTTCAACCCTGCCGTTGTGCTGCTGGATTTCTCTTCAACCCAATCGGTGCCGGCGGCCGAACTGGCTCAGGCAGTCCGGCGGGTGTACGCCCACCTGCCGGTGCTGGGCACGGGCTGGGTGACGGAGCCCGCCGCAACCTTGTCGGCCTTGCGGGCCGGGGTGGACGATTTTCTGGACATGGCTTCCGCCCATGAGGACGTGGTTCTTTTCCTGCATCTGCTGGCCGAGAGGCGCAGCCAGAAGCCGTCCTCCAAAGGGCGCCTGGTGACTCTGCTGGGAGGGCGCGCGGGTCTGGGGGTGAGCACGCTGGCAGGCAATCTTGCGATCCTTCTGCAGCGAACTGACCTCGAACAGGGACGCAAGCAGCGAAACATCGCCTTGCTCGATCTGGGATTGCCCTGTGGCGATGGCATGCTCTATCTGGATGCGCATGGCGACTTCAGCTTTGTCGATGGAGTGCGCAACCTCAAGCGCCTGGACCAGACCCTCGTGCAAACCGCGTTGACCCGCCATGCCAGCGGCATCGGCGTGTTGCCGCTGCCTGCCAATCTGGCCCAGATGCGGGAAATCTCTCACAGTGATTCCGTGGCGCTGGTCCGGCGACTGCGTGATTTCTTCGATTTCCAGGTGGCTGACCTTGGCGGTTTTTCCAATTCGGACTTCATCGCGCAAGTGCTGCGCAGTGCGGATGACGACCGTGTGTGGGTGGTCTGCGATCAGGGCATTGCTTCCATTGTGTCCACGGCCCAGTTGCTGAGCGACTTGCGCGAGCGCGGCGTGGATACGAAGAAGGTGGGATTGGTCGTCAACAAATTCGATGCCCGTGTCGGCATTCAGGCCAGGGACATTGCGGACCGATTGGAACTGGGGCTGGACGCCGTGCTGCCGGCGCGCAGCACGTCGTTGCTGACAGCCGCCAGCCGCGGGGAAATGCTGGCCAACATGACCCGCAGCGATCCGTATGTGCAGGCCGTCGAGGGCTTGGTGAAATCCCTGCTGCACGGAAGCGCCGCGGCCGCCCATGGGGCTGCCGGTGCGCGCTGGGCGCAGCAGTTGTCGCGGTTCGCCGGTAAATGGATGGGGGGAAGCAATGTCCAGCGAGGTTGA
- a CDS encoding TadG family pilus assembly protein, producing the protein MLGAIWLMVAVICLMSIDIGNVFWQRREVQKIADLAALAGAGVVAGGCANASANALANAGLNGLQTTDSAAVTCGNWNPRDPRGAADATASPPRYFRVSEVPLNSAHVSVSRTVPYFFVFNFFGAGGAPASRTVTAEATAARTSPLAALNIQSTLVTVDSGKSTLLNSVFGGLLGGTLNLSAVGWQGLLDTNINLLSYLDRLALNLGVAAGDYNALLATQTTVGRLLQAAVDVLGSGSAASTAIIGLQGIVAPAIGALPLELGDVLQLQAGTQAAGLNVDLQAFQLIQGVVQLANSKSAVFAAVPLSVPGIGTATVNVKVLEPPQLSAIGNPELAKADPTGPNGIFVRTAQVRTLLSVDLTSSLTSLVSGLQSTLDGLLSPITNLLNSVLTLNLVDVLSNLLCIGCTRNVTDLLILPGPFRFDVNIDAAAGQARITDFTCNSNTSKSLTVPASTSALNVRIGRMGSSAADAANKVFASPSAPTVAPVPLIDIGVKTCTRTCVVLCISSCQPRQPFAGGGIGLMTNTSLAGASQGLTYSAPPATDLPDITSAPAYQSISSSNVVNSLSSTLSGVSIQMYKPLVSGSGLGDLLAGAGSVISTLVSLLQSAVSTVLSPLLDPLVNSLLKTLGITLAQSSVGARLTCDGSVELVY; encoded by the coding sequence ATGCTGGGAGCCATCTGGCTGATGGTGGCCGTGATCTGCCTGATGAGCATCGATATTGGCAACGTGTTCTGGCAGCGGCGTGAAGTACAGAAGATCGCGGATCTCGCGGCCCTGGCGGGGGCAGGGGTGGTGGCCGGTGGATGCGCCAATGCGTCCGCGAATGCGCTGGCCAACGCCGGTTTGAATGGCTTGCAGACCACGGACAGCGCCGCCGTGACCTGCGGCAACTGGAATCCAAGGGATCCTCGCGGCGCGGCGGATGCCACGGCGAGTCCGCCGCGCTATTTCCGCGTGTCGGAGGTTCCACTCAATTCGGCACATGTGTCGGTGTCGCGGACGGTGCCCTATTTCTTTGTGTTCAATTTCTTTGGCGCGGGCGGTGCTCCCGCATCGCGCACCGTCACGGCCGAGGCGACGGCGGCGCGCACCTCACCCCTTGCGGCGCTGAACATCCAGAGCACGCTGGTGACGGTGGACAGCGGCAAGTCGACCTTGCTCAACTCGGTGTTCGGCGGCCTGCTGGGAGGCACCCTCAACCTGAGCGCCGTCGGCTGGCAGGGGTTGCTGGATACCAACATCAATCTACTGAGCTACCTGGACCGGCTGGCGCTCAACCTGGGCGTGGCTGCGGGCGACTACAACGCACTGCTGGCGACGCAGACCACCGTGGGCCGCCTGCTTCAGGCCGCCGTCGACGTGCTGGGCAGCGGCAGCGCCGCGTCCACGGCCATCATTGGCCTGCAGGGCATCGTGGCCCCGGCGATCGGCGCGCTGCCGCTCGAACTCGGGGACGTGCTTCAGCTTCAGGCTGGTACGCAGGCGGCCGGCTTGAACGTCGATCTGCAGGCGTTTCAGCTGATCCAGGGCGTGGTGCAGCTTGCCAATAGCAAAAGCGCGGTGTTCGCTGCCGTTCCTCTCTCGGTTCCCGGCATTGGAACGGCCACGGTCAATGTCAAAGTACTGGAGCCGCCGCAGCTGTCGGCGATCGGCAATCCCGAACTGGCCAAGGCCGACCCCACCGGGCCGAACGGGATTTTCGTGCGGACGGCCCAGGTGCGGACCCTGCTGTCGGTCGACCTGACTTCCAGCCTGACGAGCCTGGTTTCGGGGCTGCAAAGTACGCTGGACGGCCTGCTTTCGCCGATCACCAACCTGCTCAACAGCGTGCTGACGCTGAACCTGGTGGACGTTCTGAGCAACCTGTTGTGCATTGGCTGCACCCGGAACGTCACGGATCTCTTGATCCTGCCGGGACCTTTCCGTTTTGACGTGAACATCGACGCGGCAGCGGGGCAGGCCCGCATCACGGATTTCACATGCAATTCCAACACGAGCAAGTCGCTGACCGTTCCCGCGTCGACTTCGGCGCTCAATGTGCGCATCGGCAGGATGGGCTCCAGCGCGGCCGATGCCGCGAACAAGGTGTTTGCGAGCCCTAGCGCGCCGACGGTGGCGCCCGTGCCCCTGATCGATATCGGCGTCAAAACATGCACTCGCACCTGTGTCGTGTTGTGCATCAGCAGTTGCCAGCCGCGCCAACCCTTTGCGGGCGGTGGCATCGGCCTGATGACGAACACTTCGCTGGCGGGGGCTTCGCAGGGGCTGACATACTCGGCGCCGCCTGCGACGGACCTTCCCGACATCACCAGCGCGCCGGCCTACCAGTCGATTTCCTCGTCCAACGTCGTCAACAGCCTGTCCAGCACCCTGTCGGGCGTCAGCATCCAGATGTATAAGCCCCTGGTGTCCGGCAGCGGCCTCGGGGACTTACTGGCGGGGGCCGGTTCGGTCATCAGCACGCTCGTCAGCCTGCTGCAGTCCGCGGTGTCCACGGTCCTTTCCCCCTTGCTGGACCCTTTGGTCAACTCCCTGCTGAAAACGCTCGGCATCACCCTGGCCCAGAGCAGTGTAGGCGCCCGCCTCACCTGCGATGGCTCCGTTGAACTGGTGTACTGA
- a CDS encoding outer membrane beta-barrel protein, producing the protein MKKQLIGMVLCTAGGSALAAVADDVKSLLEKGQPRQAYELGKASPGEMGQPLFDFYFGIAALDAGAPGEGVLALERYALLFPDNRSARYQLARGYYILGEDQRAREEFTGLVAGSTGQELDAINKFLDAIRARESRYQPTASAYVELGLGTDSNINAGPPSGQVSGLPLGVVIAPGDSAEKESAGFSTLAAGAQGTYPVAPGVALYGGVGATGRLYQGGGNSQFDQRSLALQGGVSVIGGRNLYRFGIDWNKLTVDNQNYLSLTTLVGEWQYQNDQFNRFGLSAQWSDLNYDNILTYLTKNKSGAPVLSATDERDSRLATLTGFWTRSLVHPWNPVLNLSLNAGRESNRRNRDDLSRNLWGGRVSLSAQPRARWTVAGGLSYQNSRYAREFAVGAPHRQDDFCALDLAVIYAVDRNWSVRGEYQYTDQRSNIGFYQYDRDVLAVKLRYDFK; encoded by the coding sequence ATGAAAAAACAGCTTATCGGGATGGTCCTGTGTACCGCTGGCGGCAGCGCGCTGGCCGCTGTGGCCGACGACGTCAAGTCTCTGCTGGAGAAGGGACAGCCCAGGCAGGCTTATGAGCTGGGCAAGGCGTCGCCAGGGGAGATGGGGCAGCCGCTGTTCGACTTCTATTTCGGCATCGCGGCGCTGGACGCCGGCGCGCCGGGCGAGGGCGTGCTGGCGCTGGAGCGCTATGCGCTGTTGTTTCCCGACAACCGGTCGGCGCGGTACCAGCTGGCGCGCGGCTACTACATCCTGGGAGAGGACCAGCGTGCGCGCGAGGAGTTCACGGGCCTGGTGGCGGGCAGCACCGGCCAGGAACTCGACGCCATCAACAAGTTTCTGGATGCCATCCGGGCGCGGGAGAGCCGCTACCAGCCGACGGCCTCGGCCTATGTGGAATTGGGGCTGGGCACCGACAGCAACATCAACGCCGGGCCACCCAGCGGCCAGGTGAGCGGACTGCCCCTCGGGGTGGTCATCGCGCCGGGAGATTCCGCCGAGAAGGAATCGGCGGGGTTCTCCACGTTGGCCGCGGGCGCCCAGGGCACCTATCCGGTGGCGCCCGGCGTGGCCCTCTATGGCGGCGTCGGCGCGACGGGCCGCCTGTACCAGGGCGGCGGCAACAGCCAGTTCGACCAGCGCTCGCTGGCCCTGCAAGGCGGCGTGTCGGTGATCGGCGGGCGCAACCTGTACCGCTTCGGCATCGACTGGAACAAGCTGACGGTCGACAACCAGAATTACTTGAGTCTCACGACGCTGGTGGGCGAGTGGCAGTACCAGAACGACCAGTTCAACCGCTTCGGCCTGTCCGCGCAGTGGTCCGACCTGAACTACGACAACATCCTGACCTATCTCACCAAGAACAAGAGCGGCGCACCGGTGCTGTCGGCTACCGATGAGCGCGACAGCCGGCTGGCCACGCTCACCGGCTTCTGGACCCGCTCGCTGGTGCATCCCTGGAACCCGGTCCTCAACCTGAGCCTGAACGCCGGGCGCGAAAGCAACCGCAGGAACCGCGACGACCTCTCGCGCAACCTGTGGGGCGGCCGGGTTTCGCTGTCGGCCCAGCCCCGGGCGCGATGGACGGTGGCCGGCGGCCTGAGCTACCAGAACAGCCGCTATGCGCGCGAGTTTGCCGTGGGCGCTCCCCATCGCCAGGATGATTTCTGTGCCCTCGATCTCGCGGTCATCTATGCGGTCGACCGCAACTGGTCGGTGCGCGGGGAGTACCAGTACACCGATCAGAGATCGAACATCGGCTTCTACCAGTACGACCGCGACGTGCTGGCCGTGAAACTGCGTTACGACTTCAAATAG
- a CDS encoding CpaF family protein → MSSEVEFADDNQAFLDSQQFQDIKAWAHEHLLSRIEELGAEFGRWSRTAIRQFVDLELDSFVRLQRIPINDSETRLIGEALTKELSGFGPIEDLLQDPAVEDILINGYKHVYVSRRGVLQRVSLRFSDDEHLLRIVRRILAPIGRRLDESNPMVDARLPDGGRINVVIEPLAIDGPAVSIRKFRRDPLSPAELVQLGTFDATISQLLEFAVKGRCNILVSGGTSSGKTSLLNALATFIPESERVVTIEDTAELSLNHPHVVRLESRPGGFDSTGVVAIRDLLRNSLRMRPDRIIVGEVRGGEVLEMMQAMNTGHDGSMGTIHASSPRECLYRLEMLAGFAGYQGSEVSLRRQIANAVDFILQIGRLSNGQRRILSVTEVTGLNDSMVAMQELYRYEPGVGPNGEERDRWVSLGITPHSPKLAKFRQALQKLNGSGHV, encoded by the coding sequence ATGTCCAGCGAGGTTGAGTTTGCCGATGACAACCAGGCCTTCCTGGACTCGCAGCAGTTCCAGGACATCAAGGCCTGGGCACATGAGCACCTGCTGAGCAGGATCGAGGAACTGGGGGCTGAGTTCGGGCGATGGTCCCGCACGGCAATCCGGCAGTTCGTCGACCTGGAGCTGGACAGCTTCGTGCGCCTGCAGCGCATCCCCATCAATGACAGCGAAACCCGGCTGATCGGCGAAGCGCTGACCAAGGAGCTGTCGGGATTCGGCCCGATCGAGGATCTGTTGCAGGATCCTGCGGTCGAGGACATCCTGATCAATGGCTACAAGCATGTCTACGTGTCCCGGCGCGGGGTGCTGCAGCGCGTCTCCCTGCGCTTCTCGGACGATGAGCACCTGCTGCGCATCGTGCGCCGCATCCTGGCACCCATCGGCCGGCGGCTCGATGAGTCCAACCCCATGGTGGATGCCCGGCTGCCCGATGGCGGGCGCATCAACGTCGTGATCGAACCCCTGGCGATTGACGGCCCCGCCGTTTCGATCCGGAAATTCAGGCGCGATCCACTGAGTCCCGCGGAGCTGGTGCAGCTCGGCACCTTCGACGCCACCATTTCACAGCTACTGGAGTTTGCCGTCAAAGGCCGGTGCAACATCCTGGTCAGCGGAGGCACGAGCTCCGGGAAAACCTCGCTGCTCAATGCGCTGGCAACCTTCATTCCTGAAAGCGAACGCGTGGTGACCATCGAGGACACGGCCGAACTGTCCTTGAACCACCCGCACGTGGTCCGGCTCGAAAGCCGCCCCGGCGGATTTGACTCCACGGGTGTCGTGGCGATCCGCGATTTGCTGCGGAACAGCTTGCGCATGCGCCCCGACCGCATCATCGTGGGCGAGGTGCGAGGCGGCGAGGTGCTCGAGATGATGCAGGCGATGAACACGGGGCACGATGGCTCCATGGGCACCATCCACGCGAGTTCGCCCCGGGAGTGCCTGTACCGCCTTGAGATGCTGGCGGGATTTGCCGGCTACCAGGGCAGCGAAGTCAGCTTGCGGCGCCAGATCGCCAATGCGGTGGACTTCATTCTGCAAATCGGCCGGCTCTCCAATGGGCAGAGGCGCATTCTTTCCGTCACGGAGGTGACGGGGCTCAACGACAGCATGGTGGCCATGCAGGAGCTGTATCGCTATGAGCCGGGCGTGGGGCCGAACGGCGAAGAGCGCGACCGCTGGGTTTCTCTTGGCATCACGCCTCATTCGCCCAAGCTCGCCAAGTTCCGCCAGGCCTTGCAGAAACTCAATGGGAGCGGCCATGTCTAG
- a CDS encoding DUF3613 domain-containing protein: MLTRENFRAGFALLSAMGLLAGSVHAQSTGSSADSPNTPAAVAAGPGADGPARGLRVGDATRQLLELQRNSTSPARPIPGEQAGLSYQRYLNSFNHAIPEFMSSTVGKTNSGK; the protein is encoded by the coding sequence ATGCTGACACGAGAAAACTTCAGGGCTGGTTTTGCGTTGCTGAGTGCCATGGGGCTCCTTGCGGGGTCCGTCCATGCTCAATCGACGGGGTCTTCTGCGGACTCGCCGAATACACCCGCGGCCGTGGCTGCAGGCCCGGGAGCCGATGGGCCGGCGAGAGGGCTACGTGTGGGCGATGCGACCCGTCAGTTGCTTGAGCTCCAGCGCAACAGCACAAGCCCGGCGCGTCCCATCCCGGGGGAGCAGGCCGGCCTGAGCTACCAGCGCTACCTGAACAGCTTCAACCATGCCATTCCTGAATTCATGAGTTCTACCGTAGGCAAAACGAACTCCGGGAAATAG
- a CDS encoding tetratricopeptide repeat protein encodes MKKPLHTIAAGCLAILASACSTAPSGYGIATGPRPPAASVEDPQVNTAATYLTLIRQMQQRGLWFASLAHIDALEQQWGTSPEAALLRADALRQTGQAASSEQAYRKLMGTALEAAGYRGLGLLAAAQGDYARAIQMFEQAQRRSPTDALLLSDLGYAYMKAGRLAQARIPIMQAAQLQPEMPKVQGNFALYLLVDGKPQQAGALMDKHGMPDEVRAVIAREAAEMRLDSSSAGVPMSEARLQEGMNMPLTLKTSSSLLSTGSSER; translated from the coding sequence ATGAAAAAACCGCTCCACACCATTGCGGCGGGCTGCCTGGCCATTCTGGCCAGTGCCTGCTCCACGGCGCCATCGGGGTATGGCATTGCAACGGGCCCGCGTCCCCCTGCGGCTTCGGTCGAGGACCCCCAGGTCAATACCGCGGCAACCTATCTGACGCTGATTCGCCAGATGCAGCAAAGGGGGCTGTGGTTTGCCTCGCTGGCCCACATCGATGCGCTGGAGCAGCAATGGGGTACCTCGCCGGAAGCCGCGCTGCTGCGCGCAGATGCCTTGCGGCAGACAGGACAGGCAGCCTCCAGCGAGCAGGCCTATCGCAAGCTCATGGGAACGGCTTTGGAGGCGGCCGGCTATCGCGGTCTTGGTCTGCTGGCGGCAGCGCAGGGCGACTACGCCCGCGCCATCCAGATGTTCGAGCAGGCCCAGCGCCGCAGTCCTACGGATGCCCTGCTGCTGAGCGATCTGGGCTATGCCTACATGAAGGCAGGCCGCCTGGCTCAGGCACGCATTCCCATCATGCAGGCTGCGCAGTTGCAGCCGGAGATGCCCAAGGTGCAAGGCAATTTCGCGCTCTACCTGCTGGTCGATGGCAAGCCGCAACAAGCCGGAGCCCTGATGGACAAGCACGGCATGCCCGACGAGGTGCGCGCCGTGATTGCACGGGAGGCTGCCGAGATGAGACTCGATTCAAGCAGCGCGGGCGTGCCAATGTCAGAGGCGAGGCTGCAAGAGGGGATGAACATGCCGCTCACCCTCAAGACCTCATCCTCGCTGCTGTCGACCGGCAGCAGCGAGCGATGA